AAGCAATTACTATTCTTAAAAACGAAAGTACAGATGTTTGGCTAAGTAAAACTTTTTTTGGGCAGTCAATAAATGCCATAATCTTAACTTTATTCATAACTGTCCTATTTAGATTGGTTCTGCAAGGATACCAAACTTACAATATCCAAGCAGTGGGCCAACGTTTGACTGCAAGAATAAGAAGAGAACTTTTTGATCATTCAATATCTTTATCTCTTAATTATCACGATAAAATGCCTGTAGGGAAATTACTAACGAGACTAACAAATGATGTTGATGCTTTAGCAGAGGTTTTTGGTAGTGGGGCAGTTGGAGTCATTGCTGACTTCGTCAGTCTGATAGTAATTTCCTTGACAATGCTGTCAATTGATAGAGGACTTGCGATTTTATTGCTTTTGACTCAAATCCCAGTTTCATATTTCATTATTTGGCTTCAAAAACGTTACAGAAGAGCCAATTATCAAGTTAGGGAAGAATTGTCTCAACTTAACTCTGATTTTCAAGAGAATCTTCAAGGTTTAGAAGTTGTTCAGATGTTCAGAAGAGAGGCTTTCAATAGCAAGAAATTTTCGAATACTGGAGTTGCTTATAAGAAAGCAGTAAATGGAACAATATTTTATGACAGTAGTATTTCAGCATTTATAGAATGGATTTCTCTTGCCGCAGTTTCTTTGGTTTTGGCAGTTGGAGGATATCTTGTTACTTCTGGAAATATTGGTTTAGGAACATTAACAACTTTTATCTTATATTCCCAAAGACTTTTTGAACCTTTAAGGCAGCTTGCAGAAAGATTTACTCAGATACAGGGAGGTTTAACAGCTGTAGAAAGAATAAATGAATTATTGGATGAAGAAATACAGATTAAGGACTCAACTTCCGCGAAATATTTTTTAGAAAATACTAAAAATTTAAATAAGAAATTTAAGGGCAAAATTGAGTTCAAGAATGTAAATTTTTTCTATAACGAAGGAGAGCATATCATAAAAAATTTATCTTTCATTATCAATCCAGGAGAGCATGTGGCTTTTGTAGGGCCAACTGGTTCAGGTAAAACTACCATAATTAGACTATTGTGTAGATTATATGAACCTCAATCAGGCCAGATATTAATTGATGATATAGATATAGGAGATATTCCTATTGCAACACTTAGAAATATGTTGGGAGTGGTTTTGCAAGATACCTTTATCTTTAGTGGAAATGTCGCAGAAAATTTGAAACTAAATTCGAATTTAGACAATCTTGAACTAGAAAATCTTTGTAACGAATTAGGTCTAGATAATTTGTTGAAAAAATTACCACAAGGTTTGAACACCTTACTTAGAGAAAGAGGGGGGAATCTTTCTTCTGGAGAGAGACAACTTCTTTCAGTAGCTCGAGTAGCGATTAGAGATCCTATTGTTTTAATAATGGACGAAGCTACAGCGTTTATGGATCCGTCTACAGAGGCTACTTTGCAGAAAGATCTTGAGAGAATTCTGTCAAAAAGAACAGCATTAGTAATAGCTCATAGATTAGCAACTATTGAAAGTTCTGATAAGATATTAGTCTTAAAAGGTGGAACATTAGTTGAAGAGGGAACACATAGTGAATTGAGACTGAAAAAGGGTTTATATTTTCAGCTTTCTGAGCTTCAACAAAAAGGATTTGCGAATTTTTAATGATTTTCAGGAACCAAGGATCGTTAATAAAAAAATCAAACAGCTTATCAAGAGATGAGCTGATAAATCTTTATGGTTTAAATTCTTACGAGTTCACTCAAACAAATAAAGAATCAATATTTGTATGTAGTAAAAATAAAGATTTAGATCTTATAGAATTAGATCAACTTTTGCAAACTGTTGGTTGGAGTAGAAGACCTATAAGAAGAGTGAAAAGAGCTTTGGATTTCAGTATTTTGGTGGTTGGGTTATGGCTTCATGATGATAAATTCCCAAGATTAGTTGGATTCGCAAGATGCACTGGCGATGGAATTTTAGAAGCAACAGTTTGGGACGTGGCTATTAACCCTGTCTATCAAGGGCTTGGATTGGGGAAAGAGTTAATGAAATATATCCTAAAAGAATTAAAAAATATTGGAATTTCCAAAGTAACCCTTTTTGCTGATGCTGAAGTGGTTTCGTTTTACAAAAAACAAGGTTGGATATTAGAACCAAGAGGCTCTAAATGCGCTTTCTGGTATGCAAATTAATCATTTTTATAGTAGTCAGAATATATAGATTCTAATGATTCGCCTTTTAACCATCTTCTTCTCAATTGCCAGTTCTTAATTGCTTGGAGGAAAATATTAGTTCTTTCCCATTTTCTTGAACTTATCAAAATATTTGAATTTAATTGTTTTAAATCTTTTTTATTCTTTAATCTCCTTAAAAAATCTACATCTTCCATCAAAGGTATCTTTCTAAAACCATTATTCTTAAAGTAGTTAGACCTATGTATTATTAAACCTTGATCACCATACGGTTGTTTAAAATATTTACTTCTAAAATTTACAAGAATTTCGAGGACTCTATAAATTATCTTTTTGTTATTTATTTTAAATTTAAAATAGTAAATAAAATTCTTGTTTTCCTTTAATAATGAATATGTTTTTCTAAACCAATCATGAGCTAATTTTGTGTCTGCATGCAAAAAAATAAGCCATTCTCCTTTTGAATTTTTAGCTCCTATATCTAATTGTAAACCCCGATTCCTTTCTTGAGCTATAAATACTTTTGCTCCATAAATACTTGCTATATCAACAGTTTTATCTCTACTTCCACAATCAACAATTATAATTTCTCCCTCTTTCTGAATACTTGATAAGTCTGAAAGCAATAATGGCAAATTTTTAGCTTCATTAATAGTTGGAATGATAATTGAGAATTTAGACAAGTCGATTACTTTCTATTTTCAATATCAATAATTGTATCTATATCTATTTTTTTATCTAAAAACTTATATTTCAATTTTGTAAAAGCAAAATTATCAATTGTTTTTTGAAGAACATTTTCTGTACCCCACTTAATATTTATAAAAGGTAAATACATATGTGAAGACATTATTTTTTCTGATAAACCAATAAGCCAATATCCTCCATCATTAGATGGTCCTAAAACAAGATCATTGTGTTGAAGAAACTTTAGAGTATTCAATAAATCTTGATGGCATAAATCTGGAAGGTCAGTACCAATAAAAATAATATTTTTGATCTTTTCTTTAGTACAAAATTTTTTGTTGATAATTATTTGCCTTTTCATTTTTTCTCCCAAGCAGCCTTTACCCTGTAAATTAAATTTTTTGATGCCTAATTCTCTAGACCATCTTCTACAATTCCTTACCCCCAAACCAGATATAGCAATAGAAATATCAATTTGTTTAGTTTCCTGGAGAAATTTTGCGACTGAAATAGTGTGTTTGGTCATCACACTTTGTACCTTTGCAGAATTAATTTTACCTATATCTTTTGATAATCTTGTTTTGCATCTTCCAAAACCATGCCATTTTGCCATGATAACAAGTAATGCTTTATCCAATATTTTAGTGATATTTAAGATAATTATATGCCTCTAAAAAAAATATAAAATTTATCTTGATATATTTAGTTGATGCTTTGTTAAATAATCTTAAATTTGTCGTGATCTTGTGATTTGATAATGGCCAATTATTAAATTCCAACTAGATTAATAATCTAGAGAATAAAACTTTGCAAGCAACTAATCCTATTTGGGCGGAAGTTCAACAATCACTCCAAAAAACATTAAGTAAGCCTTCATTTGAGACATGGATAAGGCCTGCTAAATTTAACTGTTTTGAA
This window of the Prochlorococcus marinus XMU1410 genome carries:
- a CDS encoding GNAT family N-acetyltransferase, with the protein product MIFRNQGSLIKKSNSLSRDELINLYGLNSYEFTQTNKESIFVCSKNKDLDLIELDQLLQTVGWSRRPIRRVKRALDFSILVVGLWLHDDKFPRLVGFARCTGDGILEATVWDVAINPVYQGLGLGKELMKYILKELKNIGISKVTLFADAEVVSFYKKQGWILEPRGSKCAFWYAN
- a CDS encoding ABC transporter ATP-binding protein; its protein translation is MFFKDFRRIKKLGKYLTKDKKTIYLILIVLLPVSFSGAIQPLLVGQAITILKNESTDVWLSKTFFGQSINAIILTLFITVLFRLVLQGYQTYNIQAVGQRLTARIRRELFDHSISLSLNYHDKMPVGKLLTRLTNDVDALAEVFGSGAVGVIADFVSLIVISLTMLSIDRGLAILLLLTQIPVSYFIIWLQKRYRRANYQVREELSQLNSDFQENLQGLEVVQMFRREAFNSKKFSNTGVAYKKAVNGTIFYDSSISAFIEWISLAAVSLVLAVGGYLVTSGNIGLGTLTTFILYSQRLFEPLRQLAERFTQIQGGLTAVERINELLDEEIQIKDSTSAKYFLENTKNLNKKFKGKIEFKNVNFFYNEGEHIIKNLSFIINPGEHVAFVGPTGSGKTTIIRLLCRLYEPQSGQILIDDIDIGDIPIATLRNMLGVVLQDTFIFSGNVAENLKLNSNLDNLELENLCNELGLDNLLKKLPQGLNTLLRERGGNLSSGERQLLSVARVAIRDPIVLIMDEATAFMDPSTEATLQKDLERILSKRTALVIAHRLATIESSDKILVLKGGTLVEEGTHSELRLKKGLYFQLSELQQKGFANF
- a CDS encoding TIGR04283 family arsenosugar biosynthesis glycosyltransferase, with amino-acid sequence MSKFSIIIPTINEAKNLPLLLSDLSSIQKEGEIIIVDCGSRDKTVDIASIYGAKVFIAQERNRGLQLDIGAKNSKGEWLIFLHADTKLAHDWFRKTYSLLKENKNFIYYFKFKINNKKIIYRVLEILVNFRSKYFKQPYGDQGLIIHRSNYFKNNGFRKIPLMEDVDFLRRLKNKKDLKQLNSNILISSRKWERTNIFLQAIKNWQLRRRWLKGESLESIYSDYYKND
- a CDS encoding TIGR04282 family arsenosugar biosynthesis glycosyltransferase, with the protein product MAKWHGFGRCKTRLSKDIGKINSAKVQSVMTKHTISVAKFLQETKQIDISIAISGLGVRNCRRWSRELGIKKFNLQGKGCLGEKMKRQIIINKKFCTKEKIKNIIFIGTDLPDLCHQDLLNTLKFLQHNDLVLGPSNDGGYWLIGLSEKIMSSHMYLPFINIKWGTENVLQKTIDNFAFTKLKYKFLDKKIDIDTIIDIENRK